One genomic region from Anopheles bellator chromosome 2, idAnoBellAS_SP24_06.2, whole genome shotgun sequence encodes:
- the LOC131210525 gene encoding beta-1,3-galactosyltransferase 6 produces MSLRRLMALTRYHLHKRHCVGYIPLICAFLFGVLLTALIANTNPSCAPLGRLYDPENSYFLILLVVTAPENFERRTTIRETYLNLRPRLINESYQDELIHIPPPLNEHGQVQPDSIATQRQLLANYRQWQEKPIKNIKVINFKIKTLFAIGTGGQPKNVRRALYEEQRVFGDILELEDLHDSYGNLTVKVLRSMQHIDTKYDFKYLAKLDDDTYVKLDLLAEDLLSYYEKLHREHQASPSGAIPIELYWGYFRGAATIQKHGVWQEHDYKLCDRYGPYALGGGYVLSKGLVSFIASYADRLSAYRSEDIAVGTWLAPFRNIHRRHDVRFDTAWKPRACQNYHLLLHKRTARHMRDLYRGEMCTHEEDTPAAGGGGPTPAEYYYDWSQPPSSCCRTLV; encoded by the coding sequence ATGTCACTGCGACGCCTCATGGCTCTTACGCGCTATCATCTGCACAAGCGGCACTGTGTCGGCTATATTCCGCTCATCTGTGCCTTTCTGTTCGGTGTCCTGCTCACGGCACTGATCGCCAACACGAACCCATCCTGTGCCCCGCTCGGGCGCCTGTACGATCCGGAAAACTCCTACTTCCTTATCTTGCTCGTCGTAACGGCCCCCGAAAACTTTGAACGACGCACGACGATCCGCGAAACGTATCTTAACCTGCGGCCACGGCTCATCAACGAGAGCTACCAGGACGAACTGATACACATTCCACCACCGCTGAACGAGCATGGGCAGGTGCAACCAGACTCGATCGCCACACAGCGCCAGCTGCTGGCCAACTACCGACAGTGGCAAGAGAAACCGATCAAAAACATTAAGGTGATCAACTTTAAGATTAAAACATTGTTCGCGATCGGAACGGGTGGGCAACCGAAAAACGTGCGGCGTGCCCTCTACGAAGAGCAGCGCGTTTTCGGGGACATTCTCGAGCTGGAGGATCTGCACGATTCGTACGGGAATCTAACCGTGAAGGTACTTCGCAGCATGCAGCACATCGACACGAAGTACGATTTCAAGTATCTCGCCAAACTGGACGACGATACGTACGTGAAATTGGACCTGTTGGCGGAGGATCTGCTAAGCTACTACGAGAAGCTGCACCGGGAACATCAAGCAAGCCCGTCTGGTGCAATTCCGATCGAACTGTATTGGGGCTACTTCCGGGGTGCGGCCACCATACAGAAGCACGGTGTATGGCAGGAGCACGACTATAAACTGTGCGATCGGTACGGTCCGTAtgccctcggtggtggttACGTGTTGTCCAAGGGCCTGGTTTCGTTTATCGCCAGTTATGCAGACCGCCTGAGTGCTTATCGCAGCGAGGACATAGCCGTCGGAACGTGGTTGGCTCCGTTCCGTAACATCCACCGGCGACACGATGTGCGCTTCGACACGGCCTGGAAGCCGCGCGCATGCCAAAATTATCATCTGTTGCTGCACAAGCGTACCGCACGCCATATGCGCGATCTCTATCGGGGCGAGATGTGCACGCACGAAGAGGATACTCCGGCCGCGGGAGGGGGAGGACCTACACCAGCCGAATATTACTACGATTGGTCACAACCACCGAGCTCCTGCTGCAGAACGTTGGTGTAA